Proteins encoded in a region of the Streptomyces sp. NBC_00258 genome:
- a CDS encoding mycoredoxin, which translates to MPGTVTMYSTTWCGYCRRLKGQMDREGITYNEINIEQDPASAAFVEKANGGNQTVPTVLFPDGSTLTNPSLAQVKQKIGA; encoded by the coding sequence ATGCCGGGCACTGTGACGATGTACAGCACGACGTGGTGTGGCTACTGCCGCCGGTTGAAGGGCCAGATGGACCGCGAGGGCATCACGTACAACGAGATCAACATCGAGCAGGACCCGGCGTCGGCGGCCTTCGTGGAGAAGGCGAACGGCGGGAACCAGACGGTTCCCACCGTCCTCTTCCCGGACGGTTCGACGCTGACGAACCCTTCGCTGGCGCAGGTCAAGCAGAAGATCGGCGCGTAG
- a CDS encoding dipeptidase: MSKTPDSAVRAYIEQHRAAFLDDLAEWLRIPSVSAQPEHAADVRRSADWLAAKLQETGFPTCEVWATPGAPAVFAEWPSDDPQAPTVLVYGHHDVQPAALVDGWDSDPFEPVVRGNRLHARGAADDKGQVFFHTLGVRAHLAATGRTAPAVHLKLLIEGEEESGSPHFRALVEERKDRLTADAVIVSDTSMWSEDTPTVCTGMRGLAECEITLYGPDQDIHSGAFGGAVPNPATAVARLVAALHDEHARVAIPGFYEGIAELTDHERELFAELPFDEEQWLRIARSTATHGEAGHTTLERVWARPTAEVNGIGGGYQGPGSKTIIPSSAMVKLSFRLVAGQDPDHIEKIVRAWTAERLPAGIRHEITFAAATRPCLTPLDHPALQSVARAMGRAFEQEIRFTREGGSGPAADLQDVLAAPVLFLGISVPSDGWHAPNEKVELDLLLKGVETTAYLWGDLAENWRDAH; the protein is encoded by the coding sequence ATGAGCAAGACTCCGGACAGCGCCGTCCGCGCGTACATCGAGCAGCACCGCGCCGCCTTCCTCGACGACCTCGCCGAGTGGCTGCGCATCCCGTCCGTGTCGGCCCAGCCCGAACACGCAGCGGACGTACGGCGCAGCGCCGACTGGCTCGCCGCCAAACTCCAGGAGACCGGCTTCCCGACCTGCGAGGTCTGGGCGACACCCGGCGCCCCCGCCGTCTTCGCAGAATGGCCCTCCGACGACCCGCAGGCACCCACGGTCCTCGTCTACGGACACCACGACGTGCAGCCCGCAGCCCTCGTGGACGGCTGGGACAGCGACCCCTTCGAGCCCGTCGTCCGCGGAAACCGCCTCCACGCACGCGGGGCCGCGGACGACAAGGGCCAGGTGTTCTTCCACACACTCGGCGTCCGCGCCCACCTCGCCGCCACCGGCCGCACCGCCCCCGCCGTCCACCTGAAGCTGCTCATCGAGGGCGAGGAGGAGTCCGGCTCCCCGCACTTCCGCGCACTCGTCGAAGAGCGGAAGGACCGCCTCACCGCCGACGCCGTGATCGTCTCCGACACCAGCATGTGGTCCGAGGACACCCCCACCGTCTGCACCGGCATGCGCGGCCTCGCCGAGTGCGAGATCACGCTGTACGGGCCCGACCAGGACATACACTCCGGCGCCTTCGGCGGTGCCGTACCCAATCCGGCCACCGCCGTCGCCCGCCTCGTCGCCGCCCTGCACGACGAGCACGCGCGCGTGGCGATCCCCGGCTTCTACGAAGGCATCGCCGAACTCACCGACCACGAGCGGGAACTCTTCGCCGAACTGCCCTTCGACGAGGAGCAGTGGCTGCGCATCGCCAGGTCGACGGCCACCCACGGAGAAGCCGGACACACCACTCTGGAGCGGGTCTGGGCCCGCCCCACCGCCGAGGTCAACGGCATCGGCGGCGGCTACCAGGGCCCCGGCAGCAAGACGATCATCCCCTCCTCGGCGATGGTGAAGCTGTCCTTCCGCCTCGTCGCCGGACAGGACCCCGACCACATCGAGAAGATCGTCCGCGCCTGGACCGCCGAGCGGCTGCCCGCCGGAATCCGCCACGAGATCACCTTCGCCGCCGCCACCCGCCCCTGCCTGACACCGCTCGACCACCCGGCACTGCAGTCCGTCGCACGCGCCATGGGCCGAGCCTTCGAGCAGGAGATCCGCTTCACCCGCGAGGGAGGATCAGGGCCCGCCGCGGACCTCCAGGACGTCCTCGCCGCACCCGTACTGTTCCTCGGCATCTCGGTCCCCTCCGACGGCTGGCACGCCCCCAACGAGAAGGTCGAACTCGACCTGCTCCTCAAGGGCGTCGAAACCACCGCCTACCTGTGGGGCGACCTGGCCGAGAACTGGCGCGATGCACACTGA
- the nudC gene encoding NAD(+) diphosphatase yields the protein MTTWTDHTADRPISLTAPSGIDRAAHHRLDEAWLAAAWSHPTTRAFVVSGGQVLIDETADGTTELVMTPSFEAPLTEAHRYFLGTDDDGVSYFALQKDALPGRMDQSARAAGLREAGLLLSQRDAGLMVHAVALENWQRLHRFCSRCGERTVIAAAGHIRRCPACGAEHYPRTDPAVIMAVTDHEDRILLGRQVHWPEGRFSTLAGFVEPGESIEQSVRREVFEEAGVTVGDVEYIASQPWPFPSSLMLGFMARATSAEINVDGEEIQEARWFSREDLRAAFESGEVLPPYGISIAARLIELWYGKPLPTRGAAA from the coding sequence GTGACCACCTGGACCGACCACACCGCCGACCGTCCCATCTCGCTCACCGCCCCGAGCGGCATCGACCGGGCCGCCCACCACCGGCTCGACGAGGCCTGGCTCGCCGCGGCGTGGAGCCACCCCACCACCCGCGCCTTCGTGGTCTCCGGCGGCCAGGTCCTCATCGACGAGACGGCGGACGGCACCACCGAACTCGTCATGACCCCGTCCTTCGAAGCACCCCTCACCGAAGCACACCGCTACTTCCTGGGCACCGACGACGACGGCGTCAGCTACTTCGCACTCCAGAAGGACGCCCTTCCGGGCCGCATGGACCAGTCCGCACGCGCCGCCGGCCTGCGCGAAGCAGGCCTGCTCCTCTCACAGCGCGACGCAGGCCTGATGGTGCACGCGGTCGCCCTGGAGAACTGGCAGCGCCTGCACCGCTTCTGCTCCCGCTGCGGCGAACGCACCGTGATCGCAGCGGCCGGCCACATCCGCCGCTGCCCCGCCTGCGGCGCCGAGCACTACCCCCGCACCGACCCCGCCGTGATCATGGCCGTCACCGACCACGAGGACCGCATCCTCCTCGGCCGCCAGGTCCACTGGCCCGAAGGCCGCTTCTCCACCCTCGCCGGATTCGTCGAGCCCGGCGAGTCCATCGAGCAGTCGGTCCGCCGCGAGGTCTTCGAAGAGGCCGGCGTCACCGTCGGCGACGTCGAGTACATCGCCAGCCAGCCCTGGCCCTTCCCCTCCAGCCTCATGCTGGGCTTCATGGCCCGCGCCACCTCGGCGGAGATCAACGTCGACGGCGAGGAGATCCAGGAAGCCCGCTGGTTCTCCCGCGAAGACCTGCGGGCCGCCTTCGAGTCCGGGGAGGTCCTGCCTCCCTACGGCATCTCGATTGCGGCCCGCCTGATCGAGCTCTGGTACGGCAAGCCCCTGCCGACGCGCGGAGCGGCCGCCTGA